The following are encoded together in the Plasmodium vinckei vinckei genome assembly, chromosome: PVVCY_12 genome:
- a CDS encoding thioredoxin-like protein, putative: MSRIKVLRRMFFLPLFTAAIISLFIQNTLLNYIFIKNNNVVNCLSRRNPSIWSTILSEKTLSTNNKNVMREKNGTVRKRNKINSLFFLNFKKKKIPHLLAFHSEDCEYCNSMEPLLKKLKDEEGIEFLKLEMYENSYNFELLQQLDYNNLCGGLPYYYNLKTHYNICGATTYHNLRKWAFDKKCNPNEPPNDEI; encoded by the exons atgtctCGAATAAAAGTTTTAAGACGGATGTTTTTTCTACCCCTTTTTACGGCTGCAATCATCTCTCTTTTTATTCAAAACACTTTactaaattatatatttataaaaaataacaatgtAGTAAATTGTTTAAGTAGAAGAAATCCATCAATTTGGAGCACCATATTATCAGAAAAAACCCTATCCACAAATAACAAGAATGTGATGAgggaaaaaaatggaactgttcgaaaaagaaataaaataaattcactattttttcttaattttaaaaaaaaaaaaatacctCATCTTTTAGCTTTCCATAGTGAAGATTGTGAATATTGTAATAGCATGGAaccattattaaaaaaattgaaggACGAAGAAGGGattgaatttttaaaattagaaatgtatgaaaattcatataattttgaattattacAACAATtagattataataatttatgtgGTGGATTaccatattattataatttaaaaacccattataatatttgtgGAGCAACTACTTATCATAACCTTAGGAAATGGGCTTTCGATAAAAAGTGCAA tCCTAACGAGCCACCCAATGAtgaaatttaa